The DNA region AGGCCGTGCAAGGGGAAGCCGGCCGACGCGGGCGTCGGCCTCCGTCTGCCAGGGTGAACGGGAAGGCCCGGACCCCCCGGGCGGAAAGGAGCGCGCATGAGCACCACCTACGATCTCCACGGCAAGGTCGCCATCGTCACCGGAGCGGGGAGCGGCATCGGCGAGGCCGCCGCGAAACGCATGGCGGAGGGCGGCGCGATGGTCCTCGTCGCCGACCTCGACGTCGACAACGGCCAGCGGGTCGCGAACGACCTGGGCGACGCGGGCGCCTTCTTCGAGGTGAACACCGGCGTGGCGGAGCAGGTCGAGGCGATGGTCGCGAAGGCGGTCGAGCGCTTCGGGCACCTGGACGTGATCGTCAACAACGCCGGGATCGGGGGGCCGCAGGCCCCGACCGGCGAGTACCCGCTGGACGGCTGGCAGCAGGTGATGGACGTCAACCTGAACGGCGTCTTCTACGGGATGCGCTACGCGATTCCGGAGATGCTGAAGCGGGGCGGCGGGTCGATCGTGAACATCGCGTCGATCCTCGGTAGCGTCGGCTTCGCGAACACCGCGGCGTACGTCGCGGCGAAGCACGCGGTGGTCGGCATGACGAAGAGCACCGCGATCGAGTACTCGGGGCAGGGGATCCGCGCGAACTCGGTCGGGCCGGCGTTCATCGAGACGCCGCTCGTGAAGAACAACCTGAGCGCGGAGATGCTGCAGATGCTGGAGGGGATGCACCCGATCGGGCGGCTGGGCCGGCCCGAGGAGGTCGGGGCGTTGATCGCCTTCCTCGCGAGCGACGACGCGTCGTTCGTGACCGGCTCGTACCACCTCGTCGACGGGGCGTACACGGCGCAGTAACGCCGCGCCCCCCGCACGCGAACGGACCGGCCTCGGCCGGTCCGTTCGCGTGCGGGGGGTGGGGTCGGGTGCGTTCAGGCGCTCTCCGACCCGCCCTCGTCCTGGTAGGCGACCTGCTCGCGGCGCATGGTGCGCGCCACGAGGACGACGTAGGCGACCATCAGGCCGGTCACGAACGTGCCGGCGAGGAAGAGGAAGAGGTAGGGCATCTCAACGCCGGGTGGCGTTCTGGACGTAGATGCCGAGCGCCAGGATGCTGGGCACCCAGAGGCCGACGAAGACGCCGGCGTCGTGGTTGCCTTGGAACCACAGCGCGACGGACAGCACGAAACTGAGGAAGGCGGCGAGCGGTGGGAGTAGGACCTGGACGTTCATGGAATCCCTCCAATCCCGTCCGTACCGTGGCACGCCGCCCCGGGGGCGGACCGTGGGCGCGCCCCCCGAAACGACGCGCGGACCGGCCTGGGGCCGGTCCGCGCGCGGGCTGGGACGTGCGGGGGATGGGGGGTGGGGTCAGGCCTGGCGCCAGAGCAGCGCCCGCTTGACCTCCTCGATCTGTTTCGTGATGGGGATGTCGCGGGGGCACGCCTCGGTGCAGTTGTAGGCGGTGCGGCAGCGCCACAGGCCGCTGGGTTGGTTCAGGGCGGCGAGGCGTTCGTCGGTCGCCTGGTCCCGCGAGTCGAAGATGAAGCGGTGCGCGTTGACGATGGCGGCGGGCCCGACGTAGTTGCCGTTCGTCCAGAACACCGGGCAGGACGTGGTGCAGGCGGCGCACAGGATGCACTTCGTGCTTTCGTCGAAGATCTCGCGGTCCTCGGGGCTCTGCAGCCGCTCGCGGGCCGGTTCGGGGTCGTCGTTGACGAAGTACGGCAGGACCGACTTGTAGGAGTCGAAGAACGGGTCCATGTCGACGATGAGGTCCTTGACGACGTCCAGCCCCCGGATCGGTTCGACGTTGATGGTGCTGCCGAGGTCGCGGACCAGCAGTTTGCAGGCGAGGCGGTTGACGCCGTTGATCAGCATCGCGTCGCTGCCGCACACGCCGTGCGCGCAGCTGCGGCGGTAGGAGAGCGAGCCGTCCATCTCCCACTTGATCTGGTTCAGCACGTCGAGCACCCGGTCGGTGGGGCGCACGTCGAGGCGGTACTCCGCCCAGTAGGCGCGCGCGTCCTTCTCGGGGTCGTAGCGCTTGATCTTGACGGTGACGTTCGTGGTGTCCAGCGCGGGGGGTGGGGCGGCCGCGCCGGGGGTGGGGGTGGCGGCGTCCATCAGTAGACCCTCGGCTTGGGTTCGTACTTGCCGAGCGTGACCGGCTTGGCGCCGACCCGGACGCTGCCGTCCTCGTTGCGGTAGACCATCGTGTGCTCCAACCAGCGGTCGTCGTCGCGGTCCTGGTGGTCCTCGCGGCTGTGCGCGCCGCGCGACTCGGTGCGGTTGCGGGCGGCGTACACGAGCTGTTCGGCGTTGTCGAGCAGGAAGCCGAGCTCGACGACCTCCATGAGTTCGGTGTTGAACACCTGCCCGTCGTCCTCGACGCTCACGTGCGCGTAGCGCGCGCGGAGGTCGGCGAGGATCTCCACCTGCTTCGCGAGGGTCGCTTCGGTGCGGAACACCGAGGCGTTGTCCATCATCGTGTCCTGGAGTTCCTTGCGGATGTGGACGGCGCGCTCCGAGCCGCTCGCGGCGCGGATGCGGTGCAGCTCCTCGCGGGCGCGGTCGTCGGCGCCGGCGGGCATCGCTTCGTACTCGACGGAGGCGGCGTACTTCGCCGCTTCGATGCCGGCGCGGCGCCCGAAGACGATCAGGTCCCCGAGGCTGTTCGTGCCGAGGCGGTTGGCGCCGTGCAGGCTGGCGCAGGCGACCTCGCCGGCGGCGTAGAGGCCGCGGACGACGGTGCCGTCGCCGTCGGCGACGACCTCGGTGTCGATCGTCGTGGGGATGCCGCCCATGGCGTAGTGCGCGGTCGGTTGGACCGGGACGGGTTCCTTGATGGGGTCCACCCCGAGGTAGATGCGGGCGAACTCGGTGATGTCGGGCAGGCGCTCCTCGATGATCTCCGCGTCGATGTGCGTCAGGTCCAGGTGGATGTAGTCGCCGTCGGGCCCGACGCCGCGCCCCTCCTGGATCTCGAGGTACATCGCGCGCGACACCATGTCGCGCGGCGCGAGGTCCTTGATCGAGGGGGCGTAGCGCTCCATGAAGCGTTCGCCGTCCTTGTTGCGCAGGATGCCGCCCTCGCCGCGCGCCCCTTCGGTCAGCAGCACGCCGATCTTGTAGAGGCCGGTCGGGTGGAACTGGTAGAACTCCGGGTCCTCGATCGGCAGGCCGCGCCGCCAGACGATGCTGGTGAGGTCCCCCGTCAGCGCGTGCGCGTTGCTGGTGACCTTGAACATGCGGCCGTTCCCGCCGGTCGCGATGATCGTCGCTTTGGCGTGGAAGACGTGGATCTCGCCGGTCGCGAGCTCGTACGCGACGACCCCGCGGGCGCTGCCGTCCTCGAGCACGAGGTCGAGGACGTGGAACTCGTTGAAGAAGGTGACCTGGTCCTTGATCGACTGCTGGTAGAGCGTCTGCAGGATCATGTGGCCGGTCCGGTCCGCGGCGTAGCAGGCGCGCTCGACGGCGCTCTTGCCGAACTCGCGGGTGTGCCCCCCGAACTTGCGTTGGGCGATGCGGCCCTCCGGCGTGCGGCTGAACGGCAGGCCCATGTGCTCGAGTTCGTAGACGGCGTCGACGACCTCGTGCGCGAAGGTTTCCGCGACGTCCTGGTCGGTGAGGTAGTCGCCGCCCTTGACGGTGTCGAAGGCGTGCCACTCGGGGTGGTCTTCGCTGACGTTGCCGAGCGCCGCGCCGACCCCGCCCTGCGCCGCGCCGGTGTGCGAGCGGGTCGGGTAGAGCTTGCTGATGACGGCGACCTTGACGTCCTTGTTCTGGGCGGCGTAGCGGGCCGCCATGAGGCCGGCACCTCCGGCGCCGACCACGATCACGTCGTACTTGTGGGCCCTGGGCACGATGACCTCCTAGTCGAGGGCGCGCACCGCGGCGCCCATTTCGTCGTAGCTGAATGCCCACAGCGTCATCGTCCCGAGGACGAACACGATGCCGGCGAGGGAGAACACGACGACCTTCGTCCAGAACCGGCGTCCCGGTTTTTGGATGTGGTCCTCGATGCTGTAGCGCAGGCCGTTGATGCCGTGCAGCATCGCGAAGGCCAGCAGGAAGGTGTCGTAGATCTTGACGCCGGGTTGGCTGAGGCGGTTCGCGACGTACGCGAAGTCGATGGTGCCGGCGTCGATCTGAATGTTGTTGAAGAACAGGTGGCCGAACACGAGGAAGACGAGCAGGAGGCCCGAAATCCGCATGAACACCCACCACACGAGTTCGCCGGACGCGCCGTAGGTGGAGCGGGCCGCCTGGTAGGTCTTGGGGGCGCTCGCCATCAGGCGATCCCCAGGATCTCGGGCACGATCTTCCAGAGGATCGGGATGCCGACCGCGGTGGTCGCCCCGAGCGCGCCGTACCAGAGGGCGCCCTGGTACTTCACGCCCCACTCGGTGAAGTCCATGAGGATGATCCGCAGGCCGTTGAAGGCGTGGTAGACGACGGCGGCCATCACCATCACCAGCCCGACGCGGAACGGCCACTGGTGGTAGAAGGCCAGGAAGGCGTTGAACGGCCCCTCGGGCCCGAACATCACCAGGCTGATGTCGATGACGTGCAGCAGCAGGAACAGCGCCAGCGCCACGCCGCTCAGGCGGTGCAGCACGAACGCCCACTGTCCCTCGCGTCCTCGGTACATGGTCGACCTCCCTCGGTCGTGAACGCGGTGGCCGCGTTCCCTTCGCGCCTTGGCGGCCGGTCGCCCCCCGACGGCCGGTCGCGCTTCGGCGGGAAGGCTACCACGCCCCCCGGTTGGACGAATTGCGCGCCCCGACGCGATGTGCGGCGTGCGGGTCGGGCGTGCGGAGGGGGGCGTGCGGGGGGGGCGTGTGGTCGGGCTGCGGGCGGGACGACGAAATCCTGACGTCTCCGGTGTAGATTGG from Trueperaceae bacterium includes:
- a CDS encoding SDR family oxidoreductase, which encodes MSTTYDLHGKVAIVTGAGSGIGEAAAKRMAEGGAMVLVADLDVDNGQRVANDLGDAGAFFEVNTGVAEQVEAMVAKAVERFGHLDVIVNNAGIGGPQAPTGEYPLDGWQQVMDVNLNGVFYGMRYAIPEMLKRGGGSIVNIASILGSVGFANTAAYVAAKHAVVGMTKSTAIEYSGQGIRANSVGPAFIETPLVKNNLSAEMLQMLEGMHPIGRLGRPEEVGALIAFLASDDASFVTGSYHLVDGAYTAQ
- a CDS encoding succinate dehydrogenase iron-sulfur subunit, coding for MDAATPTPGAAAPPPALDTTNVTVKIKRYDPEKDARAYWAEYRLDVRPTDRVLDVLNQIKWEMDGSLSYRRSCAHGVCGSDAMLINGVNRLACKLLVRDLGSTINVEPIRGLDVVKDLIVDMDPFFDSYKSVLPYFVNDDPEPARERLQSPEDREIFDESTKCILCAACTTSCPVFWTNGNYVGPAAIVNAHRFIFDSRDQATDERLAALNQPSGLWRCRTAYNCTEACPRDIPITKQIEEVKRALLWRQA
- the sdhA gene encoding succinate dehydrogenase flavoprotein subunit — translated: MPRAHKYDVIVVGAGGAGLMAARYAAQNKDVKVAVISKLYPTRSHTGAAQGGVGAALGNVSEDHPEWHAFDTVKGGDYLTDQDVAETFAHEVVDAVYELEHMGLPFSRTPEGRIAQRKFGGHTREFGKSAVERACYAADRTGHMILQTLYQQSIKDQVTFFNEFHVLDLVLEDGSARGVVAYELATGEIHVFHAKATIIATGGNGRMFKVTSNAHALTGDLTSIVWRRGLPIEDPEFYQFHPTGLYKIGVLLTEGARGEGGILRNKDGERFMERYAPSIKDLAPRDMVSRAMYLEIQEGRGVGPDGDYIHLDLTHIDAEIIEERLPDITEFARIYLGVDPIKEPVPVQPTAHYAMGGIPTTIDTEVVADGDGTVVRGLYAAGEVACASLHGANRLGTNSLGDLIVFGRRAGIEAAKYAASVEYEAMPAGADDRAREELHRIRAASGSERAVHIRKELQDTMMDNASVFRTEATLAKQVEILADLRARYAHVSVEDDGQVFNTELMEVVELGFLLDNAEQLVYAARNRTESRGAHSREDHQDRDDDRWLEHTMVYRNEDGSVRVGAKPVTLGKYEPKPRVY
- a CDS encoding succinate dehydrogenase hydrophobic membrane anchor subunit, with product MASAPKTYQAARSTYGASGELVWWVFMRISGLLLVFLVFGHLFFNNIQIDAGTIDFAYVANRLSQPGVKIYDTFLLAFAMLHGINGLRYSIEDHIQKPGRRFWTKVVVFSLAGIVFVLGTMTLWAFSYDEMGAAVRALD
- the sdhC gene encoding succinate dehydrogenase, cytochrome b556 subunit, which produces MYRGREGQWAFVLHRLSGVALALFLLLHVIDISLVMFGPEGPFNAFLAFYHQWPFRVGLVMVMAAVVYHAFNGLRIILMDFTEWGVKYQGALWYGALGATTAVGIPILWKIVPEILGIA